One Chanodichthys erythropterus isolate Z2021 chromosome 22, ASM2448905v1, whole genome shotgun sequence DNA window includes the following coding sequences:
- the LOC137012786 gene encoding CAAX prenyl protease 2, translated as MKVRPSPPLWALLGIRLEGFLPATLLPLTLTMVLFLGPLTQLAIESPRGLFHDVKTALNSRSWSKCVKDLRWLRNHVVAPLTEEFVFRACMIPMLVPCIGPTAAIFISPLFFGVAHFHHIIEQLHFGQDTVFEILICAAFQFTYTSIFGAYTAFIFIRTGHLVGPVLCHSFCNWMGFPAIGSVLLHPQRPVILFFYQMGVLLFLILLFPFTDPAFYGMSPICSLLLTPRSACT; from the exons ATGAAAGTCAGG CCAAGTCCACCATTGTGGGCCCTTCTGGGCATTCGTCTAGAGGGCTTTTTGCCTGCCACTCTGCTGCCGCTGACACTCACTATG GTGCTTTTTCTTGGACCTCTGACCCAGCTGGCAATTGAGAGCCCAAGAGGACTTTTTCATGATGTTAAAACAGCTTTGA ATTCTCGGTCCTGGAGCAAGTGTGTGAAGGATTTGCGATGGCTGCGGAACCACGTGGTGGCTCCATTAACAGAGGAGTTCGTCTTTCGAGCGTGTATGATTCCCATGTTGGTACCATGCATAGGCCCCACTGCTGCCATCTTCATCAGTCCGCTCTTCTTCGGTGTGG CACATTTCCATCATATCATTGAACAGCTTCACTTTGGACAAGACACTGTGTTTGAAATCCTAATTTGTGCag CTTTCCAGTTCACTTATACCTCCATCTTTGGAGCTTACACTGCCTTCATATTCATAAGGACAG GTCATCTGGTGGGACCCGTGTTGTGTCACTCGTTTTGCAACTGGATGGGTTTTCCTGCCATTGGCTCAGTTTTACTCCATCCACAGAGGCCTGTGATTCTGTTCTTTTACCAGATGGGCGTTCTGctcttcctcatcctccttTTCCCCTTCACAGATCCTGCTTTCTATGGCATGAGCCCCATCTGTAGCCTACTGCTTACACCTCGCTCTGCCTGCACATGA
- the adssl gene encoding adenylosuccinate synthase, like, whose amino-acid sequence MAADSTMSNGKETASLNGEPVLKRSRDSVDSLRILREPQNKVTVVLGAQWGDEGKGKVVDLLAMDADIVCRCQGGNNAGHTVVVDSVEYDFHLLPSGVLNKKATSFIGNGVVIHLPGLFEEAEKNLQKGNGLQGWEERLKISDRAHIVFNFHQAVDGIQEQLRQQQAGKNLGTTKKGIGPAYSSKAARNGLRVCDLVSDFSVFEEKFRVLAGHFQTTYPNLNIDIDAELEQLKGYAERLRPLVTDGVYFMHKALTGPSKKILVEGANAALLDIDFGTYPFVTSSNCTVGGVCTGLGVPPSHVGRVYGVVKAYTTRVGVGAFPTEQDNDTGNLLQSRGREFGVTTGRRRRCGWLDLVLVRYAHMVNGFSAIALTKLDILDTLPEIKIGIAYTVDGKPLPSFPANMDVLTKVQVTYETFPGWCCNTEGVRSFDELPSQAQAYIHFIETFLQVPVKWVGVGKSRESMIKLF is encoded by the exons ATGGCTGCGGATAGTACAATGTCTAATGGCAAGGAAACGGCATCTCTGAACGGTGAACCCGTGCTCAAGCGCTCCAGAGACAGCGTGGACTCGCTGCGGATCCTGCGGGAGCCCCAGAATAAAGTGACCGTGGTGTTAGGAGCTCAATGGGGGGATGAGGGGAAAGGGAAAGTGGTCGACCTCCTGGCAATGGACGCCGACATTGTATGCAGATGCCAG GGGGGAAATAACGCGGGACACACAGTGGTGGTGGACTCAGTGGAGTATGACTTTCACCTGCTTCCTAGTGGTGTTCTCAACAAAAAGGCCACCTCATTTATTG GAAATGGTGTTGTGATACACCTGCCAGGACTTTTTGAGGAGGCTGAGAAGAACTTGCAGAAAGGCAATG GACTTCAAGGATGGGAAGAACGACTGAAGATATCTGACCGGGCACATATTG TGTTCAACTTCCATCAGGCTGTTGATGGGATACAGGAGCAGCTGAGACAGCAGCAGGCAGGGAAGAA TTTGGGCACCACTAAGAAGGGCATTGGACCTGCATATTCCTCCAAAGCAGCACGTAATGGACTAAGAGTGTGTGATCTGGTCTCAGACTTCTCAGTATTTGAGGAAAA GTTTCGAGTGCTGGCTGGACATTTTCAGACCACATATCCTAACCTtaatattgatattgatgctgagCTGGAGCAACTGAAG GGTTATGCTGAGAGGTTACGGCCTCTAGTAACTGATGGGGTTTATTTCATGCATAAAGCCCTTACTGGACCAAGCAAGAAGATTCTGGTTGAAGGAGCTAATGCTGCCTTACTGGATATTGATTTTG GGACATACCCCTTTGTGACCTCATCAAACTGTACTGTCGGAGGCGTTTGCACAGGCCTTGGAGTCCCTCCATCTCATGTTGGCCGTGTGTATGGAGTGGTGAAGGCCTACACCACCAGGGTGGGAGTGGGAGCATTCCCTACTGAACAAGATAAT GACACTGGCAATCTGCTACAGAGCAGAGGGAGGGAATTTGGCGTCACAACAGGCAGGCGGCGTCGCTGTGGATGGCTGGACTTGGTTTTGGTTCGCTATGCCCACATGGTTAATGGTTTTTCAGC cATTGCTCTGACCAAGTTGGACATTCTTGACACATTGCCAGAAATAAAGATTGGAATAGCCTACACAGTTGATGGAAAGCCTCTCCCCAGTTTTCCTG CCAATATGGACGTCCTCACAAAAGTTCAAGTGACTTACGAGACGTTCCCTGGTTGGTGTTGTAACACTGAGGGAGTGCGCAGTTTTGATGAGCTGCCCTCACAGGCACAGGCTTACATTCACTTTATCGAGACTTTCCTGCAGGTGCCAG TGAAGTGGGTGGGAGTTGGCAAGTCAAGAGAGAGCATGATAAAGCTGTTCTGA